The following are from one region of the Girardinichthys multiradiatus isolate DD_20200921_A chromosome 9, DD_fGirMul_XY1, whole genome shotgun sequence genome:
- the LOC124873690 gene encoding gamma-interferon-inducible lysosomal thiol reductase-like yields MRVLCLLAVFLLITKDHKSFGISHPKPACRYPPSQWCWSLEIAIECKVQKQCMELSAIKPNQTVPPVALTLYYESLCPDCRAFITQQLFPTWTMLQDIMSLTLVPYGNAKEVLSANGPFSCQHGEPECRGNMIEACIIHLTGTSLAFQIIYCMESASNVLNAAEPCLQMYTPSMSWATVDACVTGRLGYELMHGYAVMTRALNPAHTHVPWVTFDGEYTEENEARAMSSLFHLVCELYKGVKPPACTGAPVKLSTSGCLKE; encoded by the exons ATGAGGGTTTTGTGCTTGCTTGCTGTGTTTCTCCTCATCACTAAAGACCATAAAAGTTTTGGCATCTCTCATCCCAAACCAGCCTGCCGTTATCCACCATCTCAGTGGTGTTGGTCTCTGGAGATTGCCATAGAATGCAAG GTCCAGAAGCAATGCATGGAGCTTAGTGCCATTAAGCCAAACCAGACTGTTCCTCCTGTAGCCCTCACTCTGTACTACGAGAGCCTATGTCCAGATTGCAGAGCCTTCATCACCCAACAGCTGTTCCCCACCTGGACAATGCTGCAGGACATCATGTCCCTCACACTGGTTCCTTACGGGAATGCCAAG GAAGTTTTATCTGCAAACGGTCCCTTCAGCTGTCAACATGGAGAGCCTGAATGCAGAGGAAACATGATTGAG GCCTGCATCATCCATTTGACTGGAACCTCCCTGGCATTTCAAATAATCTACTGCATGGAGTCTGCTTCAAATGTCCTCAATGCTGCAGAGCCT TGTCTCCAGATGTATACTCCCTCCATGTCCTGGGCCACCGTTGACGCATGCGTGACCGGACGTCTGGGTTACGAGCTGATGCATGGCTATGCTGTCATGACCAGAGCTTTGAACCCTGCTCACACACATGTTCCTTGGGTCACATTTGATGGG GAGTACACAGAAGAGAATGAAGCTAGGGCAATGTCCTCACTGTTTCATTTGGTCTGTGAGCTCTACAAG GGAGTGAAGCCTCCAGCCTGCACCGGAGCCCCGGTCAAACTAAGCACAAGTGGCTGCTTGAAGGAATGA